GGTCCCCGTAAGAAAAAAGGTTTCGTAGCCCAGTAGCTTGTGAAAACGATTCATCACGTCCGCTACGATGGTCGTGTAGGCATGGCCGATGTGAGGTTCCGCGTTCACGTAGTAGATGGGCGTGGTGACATAGAATCGCTTCTCCATTAGGTCACTTGTCCTTCTTCTTCCGGGGTTCCGATGCATCGATTTCCAGTTCGATTTCCTGACCGCTTTCGAGAAGCACGGTCACTCGGCGGTCGATGAGATTCTGCCGAATGACCTTGCCGCGCCCTTCGGGGGTTTCAATCTTCTTGCCCATCTTGGGCATGCCCTTCTTGAGGGCGCAATAGGTATCGTATTCGTATTGAAGGCAGCACATGAGGCGGCCGCAGGCGCCGGAAATCTTGCTCGGATTGAGGCTCAGGTTCTGCTCCTTGGCCATCTTGATGGAGACGGGGTGAAAGTTCTTGAGGAACGTGGCGCAGCACAGGGGGCGGCCGCAGATCCCCAGTCCGCCCACCATCTTGGCCTGGTTGCGGACCCCGATCTGGCGCAGTTCCACCCGGGTCCGGAACCGGCGCACCAAGTCCTTGACCAGTTCGCGGAAATCCACGCGACCGTCGGCGGTGAAGTAAAAGATGATCTTCGAGCGATCGAAAAGGTATTCCACATCCACCAGGTTCATCGGCAGTTGGTGAACCTGGATCCGTTCCAGGCAATACTTTCCCGCTTCCTCTTCGGACCGAAGGTTTTCGGAATAGGTATGGATTTCATCCGCGGTGGCGAGCCGCTGAATTTTTTTGAGCTCCTTTGGGTGGACCTTTTCATTCCCAGGGAAGGGGCCTTCGACCACCTCACCCAGGCCCACTCCCTGTTCCGTATGGACGATCACGAAATCGCCTTTCTTGACCTCCATGTCCGCCGGATCAAAATGATAAACTTTGCCCCCATTTCGAAAGCGTATACCGACAACTTTTCCCATTCAGTAGATCCCTGATCTTCAAACCGGCGCCTTCCAGTGCAAGTTGCCTGTTCGCATGCTGGCGGAGGCGTCTCGCGGTTTCTTCGATCGCTTGGTATAGTTCAAGAAGGGCCTCGATGGAAAGACGGCCCGTTGCTTCGGCCGATGCGGCGGCGAAGATTTCGGGGTCTCCGCTACCCTCCAGGCCGACCATGATCTTTTCCCGCAGCCAGAACTTAATACATTCCATGTCCTGTTCCAAGTCTTCACTTTCCTTGGACCAGGCGGCCGCCATGGAAAAAACGTCCAGAACGGAAGCGGCTTTCAGGCGGGCGATGCGTTCCAGGACTTGGCGGAGGCGATCCATACGGTCCGCTTCCACCCACCAGGCCGCCCGATCCAGGCTCCCGAAGGACAGTCGGGCGATTTTCCGGGCCTGGTCATCGCCGATTCGATAGGTTGCAGCCAGATGCCGGGCGATCCAGTCTTCATCCAGAGGCTGACACCGGACATGGCAGCAGCGTGAAACGATGGTCGGAAGCAGCATCTGGGGTTCCAGAGCCATCAAGATGAAGACGTTTTGCGCCGGAGGTTCTTCGAGTATCTTGAGAAGGGCGTTGGAGGCTTCTTCCTTGAGGTCCTGGGCGTCTTCCAGCACCACCACCCGGAAGCGGCCTTCAGAGGGCATGAAGCGGAGCCGTTCCCGCAGATCTCGAACCTGGTCCAGCTTGATAAAGGCTCCGTCCCGGACGACCCGGAGGATATCGGGATGCAGGCCTTTTTCGATCTTGGTGCACGAGGCGCACCGGTCGCAGGCGCCTGCGGGTGAGGGGGCGAGGCAGTTCAACAGCTTGGCGAACGCCTCGGCCAAGGCCCGCTTTCCGATCCCTTTCATGCCGGTGAGCAGCAGGGCGTGAGGGATGGTTCCGTTCATGACGAGCCGCTGGAGGAACCGCTTGGCGCGGGGTTGACCGGGGACGGATTCAAAAGACATGGAACACTCCCGCCTTTTTCGTTCATGCGCCTCCCGCATTTTCAAAGTGCCGGGCACCCGGGCAGCCGCAGCTTGAGTTCTCTTTCGAATGCAGCCAGCACATCGGCGAGATCGCGGTTTCCGTCGAGCACTAGAAAGCGCTTGGGGTGCATCGCGGCCAGTTGGAGGTAGCCTTCCCGCACGCGACGGTGAAACGTTTTCACTTCCCGTTCCAGGCGGTCCCTGGGGCCGGAGCGCTTCCGGAGCCGTACGGCGGCGATTTCCGGGTCACAGTCGATGAGGACCGTTACGTCCGGTTCCAGGTCCAGCGCCATCCGCCGGTGCAGCAGCTCGATAATGTCCCGTTCCAGCCCGCGGCCGTATCCCTGGTAAGCCGTGGTGGCGTCCGCGAACCGGTCGCTCAGGACCCATCGGCCCGCATCGAGGGCCGGGCGGATGACCTCATGAACCTCCTGAACCCGACTCGCCGTGTATAGGAGCACTTCCACCCAGCCGTGGGCTCGCGGGCGATGCGGGTCCAGGAGCAGTTCCCGGATCGCCTCACCCAGGATCGTGCCCCCGGGTTGGCGGGTGACCACGGGGATCGTTCCGCTCCGCTCCAGCCGTTCCCGAAGGTGATGGAGGAGCGTGGTCTTCCCGCAACCGTCGATCCCTTCGAAGCTGACGAAAACGCCGCGGCGCCCCCCCCGTTCAGCCATCCCTTCTCTTTTCCCTTGCGGCGTCCCAAAGGCGGAGCTGCTTGATTTCCGGAGGACCTTCTTCAAGGTTTTCCGTTGAAGTCACCTCATCCCGGGCCGCCCGGCCTTTGAAGAAAAAGCGGTTGTGCAGGGGCTGGTAAGCCGTCCACAGGCCGTCGGTACCCTCGGATTCCTCCAAGATCCGTGTCAGGTTACTCATCTTGGCGTCCAGGTCGTCCGCGAAGTGGAGCGCCACGGCCTCGCGGGTCATGGGCGGCTGAACCGCGCCGAACTCGGTCTGTCCATGATGGCTCAAGATCAGATGCTTGAGAAGCATGGCATCTTCTTCCGGAAACCCTCTCATGCCCTGAAGCTTGCCTTCCAGGATCTCCGCCCCCAGCACCATGTGGCCCACCAGTCGTCCCACGGGGGAGTAGTCGATCACAAGATCGTAGGTGAATTCGCGGATCTTTCCGATGTCGTGGAGCAACGCTCCGGCCAGCAGAAGATCCCGGTCCAGTTCGCCGTACAGTCCGCAAATGCGGTCCGCCAGGCGCGCCACCGCCACCGTGTGTTCCAGCAGGCCACCAAGGTAAGCGTGATGCACGGACTTGGCGGCTGGGGCCTTCTTGAAGCGGTCCGCTATCTCGGGATCCGAAAAAATACGCCGCAGCAGTTCTCTGAGCGGCCGGCGTTCCACCTGAAGCATAAGGTCGGTCAGATCCTTCCAAAGACTTTCGGGTGCGACCGGGGACACGGGGAGATAATCCGCGGGCCGGATCGCTTCAGCCGGCACCGGCGCCATGCTGACAATGCTCAGCTGCAGTTCGTCGCGGTAGGTTTCGCTCCGCCCGCGGATCCGTACCACGGTGCCCGCCGAAACGGTGCGCCCGAGTTCTTCGGCCCGTTCCCAAACGCGGCCGGTGAGCCGCCCCGTTCTGTCGCGAAGCTTCAACGTCAGGAAGGCGTTTCCGTTGCGCGCCGTTCTCAGTTCCTTCTGTTCGACGACGAAGGTGCTTTCCACTTCCTGGCCGGGCTGAATGTCACTTATGAACACCTTGGCCACGCAACGTCCTCCGGTGAAAAGAGGGGGTTTCAGGAACTGCTGTCAACCCTTTCCTTCAATTCTTTTCCCACTTTGAAAAAAGGAAGCTTTTTCGGATTGACCTCGATCAGTTCCCCGGTCTTGGGATTCCTTCCCTTGTACCCGTCGTACTGCTTGACCTTGAAGCTGCCGAAGCCTCGAATCTCCACCCGGTCACCTTGGATCAAAGCCTTTTCCATGCTTTCGAAGGTGACGTTGACCGCCGTTTCGGCAGCCTTGAGCGTGATCCCTTCGGCTTTGGCCAACGCTTCGATCAGCTGACTCTTGGTCATGGCCTTTGCTCCTTCTGAGCGGATCCCGATTCCTTCCGGTTAGCCGCGCGCTTCGATCTTTTCCACGTTGCCCATCAAACGGCGCAGAGCCGGGGGGATCGCCACCGAACCGTCCGCCTGCTGAAAATTCTCCAAAACGGCCACCAGGGTCCGGCCCACCGCCAACCCTGACCCGTTCAGGGTGTGAAGCAGTTCCGTCCGGTTCTTGCCCTTGCGGCGGAACCTCAGGTTGGCGCGCCGCGCCTGGAAGTCTTCGAAGTTGCTGCAGGAAGAAATCTCGCGGTACGCGTTTTGCCCGGGAAGCCAGACTTCGATGTCGTAAGTTTTCGCCGCCGAAAACCCTAGGTCTCCTGTACAAAGGGTCACCACTCGGTAGTGAAGGCCCAGTTCCTGCAAAATGGTTTCCGCGTCCTGAAGCAACCGCTCCAATTCGTCATAGGAGTCTTCCGGTTTGACCAATTTTACCAGTTCCACCTTGTTGAACTGGTGCTGGCGGATGAGCCCACGGGTGTCTTTGCCGTAGGATCCGGCTTCCGACCGGAAACAGGGTGTGTAAGCGGTGTAGTATTTCGGAAGTTCCTGTTCGTCGAGCACTTCGTTCATATGGAGGTTGGTGACGGGGACTTCGGCCGTGGGGATCAGGTAGTAGTCCCAACCCTCCAGCTTGAACAAATCCTGTTCGAACTTGGGCAGCTGGCCCGTGCCCGTCATGGCCGCCCGATTCACCATAAACGGCGGCAGCACTTCGGTGTACCCGTGTCGCCTCGTGTGGACATCCAACATGAAGGAAGTGAGCGCCCTTTCCAGGGCGGCCCCCAGCCCCCAGTAAATGGCGAAGCGGGCCCCGGTGATCTTCGCCGCTCTCTCGAAATCCAGGATCCCCAGCGATTCCCCGATATCCCAGTGGGCTTTGGGTTCAAAATCGAAAACCGGCGGCTCCCCCCAGGTCTTCACCACCGGGTTGGCGCTCTCGTCCGCCCCTACCGGAACCGTTTCATGAGGCATATTGGGAATGAGGTACAAAATCGCCTTGAATTCCTCCTCGATGGAAACCAACTCCTGGTCCAGCGCCTTGATCCGCTGTGAGACCTCCTTCATTTCCTCGATGAGGGCCGAAGCGTCCGCCTTTTCTCGCTTCAACCGCGAGACTTCTTCGGAAGCCTGGTTTCTCCGATACTTCAGTTCCTCCACCTCCCGAAGCAATCCACGACGCTTTTCGTCCAGTTCCCGAAAGGGCTGAAGATCCATGTCGATTCGGCGGTCTTTGAGCATCTGAGCAACCCGGTCCAGGTTTTCCCGGACGAATTTGACGTCAAGCATCGGCTCCATCCTTGCCGTTGGGAAGAGGCCTCGGCAGCCTCGCCGTTTCTCTACAGTTTTCAACGAGTTGGATTTTTTCCCTTAACACCCGGGGGGACTTGTGTCAATTCCTTTAGTGTCATCAAGGGGTTGTGACCGCCAGGAGGCCCCGCACCGTGCGAACGGGCTTCGAAGGATCATCCGCCCGAATCAAATTGAGCGCTCACCACTTCGACGCTGTAATCGGTGAGGAGGCTCAGGTCGGGGAGGTTGTGAAAGACCACCATGAACGGAACCCGCCCCTGAGGTGGCACATGCACGTTGGCCAGGTCCGCTCCTTCCCGGTTCATCATCACGTTTTGAATCTCGGTCATGTCCATGCGGGTGAGATCCTGGCGGGAAAGAACATTGCCGCAATAGGCCCGCTGCGTCACGACCGGTTCTTTTTCTGTGTAGATCTTCCCTTCGAGCAGAATGAAGCTCACCGGTCGCGGCGATTCATTGACCACGTGGCCCTGCACCACGAAGATCTGGCCGACCGTTTCGTTCTGCAGGAAGAAGGCTTCCGTGTCGTTGATCAGCGAGACGGCGGGCTTTTCAAGATCCGCGGAAGTGGTATCCCGGGATTCCGAATCGCCTCCCCCAAGGATGCCCATGCGAGCGACGGCGTAAAGACCGCCGATCATTACCACCGCCAGCAAAAGAAGTACTCCGATCAGTCCTTTCCGGGATTTTTTCTCGCGGGGCGGCGGAATCCGCGGGCCCGCTATGGGCGGAACCCTTGCCAGAGTCTCTTCCCGGCTTGCCGATGCAGCCTCGGCCTCAGCCTCGGCCTCAGCAAAGGTGGAGGAAGGGCCTGACTCGGCAGGTTTTTCCACCACAAACACGTGCCCGCAGCGCGAACAGCGCACCTTGACCCGCGACTTCCCTATCCGCTCGAGGTCCAGCCGGAACTTGGTTTGACAGATTTCACAGGTGACGATCATGGTCTTCCCCATCTCCAGCGCCGGCGTCGTTAGGGAGCCGCCCCGCCGCTTCCGTCATTGAGGAACTCCACCTCGTAAATCCCCTTAAGTCCCCGATGCTTCTCGGCGAAATCGAGTCCGTAACCCACCACGAACCCCCCGGAGATACGGATACCCGCATAGTCCACCGGAACCGCGCAACGGCGGCACTCGAACTTGTCGATGAGGGTGCACACCTTGATGGAACGCGGGCCGTGCTGTTTCAGATGCTTGAGCATCCAATCCACCGTTACCCCGGTGTCCACGATGTCCTCCACGATCAGGACATCGCGGCCCTCCAGGCGGGCTTCCACGTCCTTGGTCAATCGAATGCAGCCGCTGGATTCGGCGGCGGCGCCGTAACTCGCCAATCGCACGAAATCCACTTCCACCGGTACCCGGAGGTTCCGGATGAGGTCGGCCAGAAACACGAAGGCGCCTTTTAAGACCCCGATCAGAACGACGTCTTTCCCTTCGTAATCCCGGTCGATCTCTTCGGCCAGATCCCTCACCCGCGCCGCCACCTCTGCTTCTGAAACCCGCTCCACCAGGCGATAAGCCTGCATGTTGTCGTCTCCTTCCAGCCGATGGTCGGAAAAGGTTTGGCGAAAAGCGATGCAAAGGTAGCGGAAAAAAATGGAAAGGTCAATCCAGAGCTTCGCTTAAGCCTTCAGAACTATTCGCAAACCAATGATCGCCCAAGGGGGGCCGCCAGGGAGGACCCCATGCCCGCAGGCCTCCGGAGTGCCCGCGGTTCGGCACGCCGCTTCACCCGTTGTTAGCAGGAGAAGAACAATCCTGGATGAGGCCATGCTAAAAGAATAATCTGTGTGCCTTGCCTTGGAAGGGCCGGAGGCCGGCGATCCTCCCGTTTTCATTGCTTTTCAAAATAAAAATCATTATAGAATGACCGAAAACGACTTCAAAGGAGACCATAAATGCGTGAAAAAATCGAAAAGGCTTTGAACAAGGTCCGTCCCATGCTGCAGCGGGACGGTGGCAATGTGGAACTGGTCGATGTGGAAGGGACGGTGGTCAAGGTACGGCTGCAGGGAGCCTGCCACGGCTGCCCCATGAGTCAGATGACCCTCAAGGCGGGGATCGAGCGGATCATCAGACAGGAAGTACCTGAAATCACAGAAGTTAAGGCGGTCTGAGCGCTTCCGGTTCCAGGGGTCCCCGAAAACGTTCCCACCGAAATGCACGCTGTTCATTTGTGGTAGGGTTCGCCCTTGAGGATCGTGAAGGCGCGGTAGATCTGTTCGGTCACCAGAAGCCGTGCCAGATCATGAGGGAATGTCATCCGGGAAAGGGAGAGTAGGTCGTTTGCCCGTTCCCGGACCGTGGAGGCGAACCCCAGGGGGCCTCCAACCGCCATGCAAGTTTCGGGGACCGCCCTTTTTTCCAGGTCGCCGAGGAATGCCGCGAATTCTTCGGAAGTCATGAGCCGCCCGCGTTCGTCCCAGACCACGAGGTGGCTTCGCGCTTCCACCGCCGACAGCAGCCGTTCGCTCTCTTTGAGCCGCACCAGATCTTCGTTGGCTTTTTTCCCGATTTTTTCCGCTCGAACCGTTCGGACCGTAATCGGCGCGTACCGCCTGATCCGCTCCACATACCGCGCAACTCCTGATTCCACCTCAGGAAGGTTTGTTTTTCCCACAAAAAGCAGTCGGATCTTCATCGCGTTCCTTGAACGCCGCCATGAGGAATTCGCGGTTACCTTTGGGTCCGAGAATGGGCGACGGGGTGATGCCGAGCACCCGCAAGCCGCATTGGCCTGCAAACGCCGTCACGTCCCGGCAGACGGCGTCGTGCACCGCGGGATCCCGCACCACGCCGCCTTTTCCCACCCGGCTTCGGCCGGCTTCGAACTGGGGTTTGATAAGACAGACCAGGCGGCCCTGCGGTCTGAGGAAGGCAGTGACACGGGGGATGACCAGCCTGAGGGAAATGAAGGACGTGTCGACGGTGGCGATGTCCACGGGTTCGGGCACGCGTTCGGGTTCCAGGTACCGGATGTTCGCCCGTTCGATCACCACCACCCGGTCATCCCGTCGAAGCTTCCAGTCGAGCTGGCCGTAACCCACATCCACCGCGTAAACCCGGCGGGCTCCCCGCTGGAGCAGGCAATCGGTGAACCCGCCGGTGGACGCTCCCACATCCAGGGCGACAAGTCCCGAAACGTCGACGGCGAAATGATCCAGGGCGTGTTCGAGTTTGACTCCGCCGCGGCTCACATAGCGAAGACCTTCGCCTGCGATCTCGATGACGCTTTCCCGGGAAACCATGCGGCCGGCTTTGGTGACCGGCTGCCCGTCCACCCGTACTCTTGCCGCCAGGATGAGAGCCTGTGCCCTTTCGCGGCTGAGCGCAAACCCCCGTTCCACCAGCAGCTTATCCAAACGCTCGGACGACCCGGCCATGTTCGCCCATAAACGCTATGTTGTTTTTGCTTGGTATCGACTGGAAAAAATGAACATTGAACATCGAACATTGAACATTGAACATCGAACATCGAACATCGAACATTGAACATCGAACATTGAACATTGAACATCGAACATTGAACATCGAACATCGAACATCGAACATCGAACATTGAACATTGAACATCGAACATTGAACATTGAACATCGAACATCGAATGATGAATGATGAATGGGAAAAAGGGAACTTAGGGAGACCCCGAGATGGTTAAAACTTATTCAGCGTGTACCACGTTTTTTTTCATTCGATGTTCGACGTTCATCTTTAAAAACAGCCTAATACCATAAATGCAACCCAGTTTTTCATTCGATGTTGAACGTTCGATGTTCGATGTTCGATGTTCGATGGGTGCGGATCTTTTAGAACGACATCCAGGGTTACCCTCTAAGGTAGATCCAGATGGCCTTGAAGCAGCAAGCGCATCAGCTCCGTTTCCCCTCGTTCCCAAGCTCCAGCTTGGGAACGCCCTGCCCTGGAAGCTCCAGCTTCCCTCCTGCTACAGATGAAACGCGCTGTCTTTATAGGGAGATCGCCAGGATCTCGAAGTGGTCCTTCCCCCTCGTTCCCAAGCTCTGGCTTGGGAACGGCCTAACCGAAGCTGGAGCTTCTGCACAGTTGTGTTCCCAAGCTGGAGCTTGGGAACAAGAAGTAAAAGATCTGCACCCATGTTCGACGTTCGACGTTCATCTTTAAAAACAACCCAATGCCATAGATGTAGCCTGTGAATCTTTACAAAATGACTTAGCGCTTATGCCATGTTCGCCCCGGCACAGTCTCAGCGCTGCGGACCGAACCGCCTCCGCATCGATTTCCAGTTCTCGGCGCAAAACAGCCTGGGCGCCGTGGGGCACGAAGCGATCGGGAATCCCGAGCCGCACCATCGACCGCGGAAACCAGCCCGCGTCGGCGAACATTTCTAGCACGGCGCTGCCGAAGCCGCCCTGAACCGCGTTCTCTTCCACGGTGATCACTCTTCCCCGGCAATGCTTAGCCCAGTGGAGGAGGAGATCCCGATCCAGCGGCTTGATGAACCGCGCGTTCACTACAGCGGCCTGGATCCCATCTTCTTCCAAGGTTTGAGCGGCCTTCATCGCTTCGTGGACGGCCACCCCGACGGCCGCCAGGAGCACATGGTCGCCTTCCCGAAGTATTTCGCCCTTTCCCACGGGCAGAGCTTCCACAGGGGTTGCCAGGTCGACACCCAATCCGGTTCC
This is a stretch of genomic DNA from Desulfoglaeba alkanexedens ALDC. It encodes these proteins:
- a CDS encoding PSP1 domain-containing protein; its protein translation is MEVKKGDFVIVHTEQGVGLGEVVEGPFPGNEKVHPKELKKIQRLATADEIHTYSENLRSEEEAGKYCLERIQVHQLPMNLVDVEYLFDRSKIIFYFTADGRVDFRELVKDLVRRFRTRVELRQIGVRNQAKMVGGLGICGRPLCCATFLKNFHPVSIKMAKEQNLSLNPSKISGACGRLMCCLQYEYDTYCALKKGMPKMGKKIETPEGRGKVIRQNLIDRRVTVLLESGQEIELEIDASEPRKKKDK
- the holB gene encoding DNA polymerase III subunit delta', whose translation is MSFESVPGQPRAKRFLQRLVMNGTIPHALLLTGMKGIGKRALAEAFAKLLNCLAPSPAGACDRCASCTKIEKGLHPDILRVVRDGAFIKLDQVRDLRERLRFMPSEGRFRVVVLEDAQDLKEEASNALLKILEEPPAQNVFILMALEPQMLLPTIVSRCCHVRCQPLDEDWIARHLAATYRIGDDQARKIARLSFGSLDRAAWWVEADRMDRLRQVLERIARLKAASVLDVFSMAAAWSKESEDLEQDMECIKFWLREKIMVGLEGSGDPEIFAAASAEATGRLSIEALLELYQAIEETARRLRQHANRQLALEGAGLKIRDLLNGKSCRYTLSKWGQSLSF
- the tmk gene encoding dTMP kinase translates to MAERGGRRGVFVSFEGIDGCGKTTLLHHLRERLERSGTIPVVTRQPGGTILGEAIRELLLDPHRPRAHGWVEVLLYTASRVQEVHEVIRPALDAGRWVLSDRFADATTAYQGYGRGLERDIIELLHRRMALDLEPDVTVLIDCDPEIAAVRLRKRSGPRDRLEREVKTFHRRVREGYLQLAAMHPKRFLVLDGNRDLADVLAAFERELKLRLPGCPAL
- a CDS encoding CRISPR-associated endonuclease Cas3'', which produces MAKVFISDIQPGQEVESTFVVEQKELRTARNGNAFLTLKLRDRTGRLTGRVWERAEELGRTVSAGTVVRIRGRSETYRDELQLSIVSMAPVPAEAIRPADYLPVSPVAPESLWKDLTDLMLQVERRPLRELLRRIFSDPEIADRFKKAPAAKSVHHAYLGGLLEHTVAVARLADRICGLYGELDRDLLLAGALLHDIGKIREFTYDLVIDYSPVGRLVGHMVLGAEILEGKLQGMRGFPEEDAMLLKHLILSHHGQTEFGAVQPPMTREAVALHFADDLDAKMSNLTRILEESEGTDGLWTAYQPLHNRFFFKGRAARDEVTSTENLEEGPPEIKQLRLWDAAREKRRDG
- a CDS encoding HU family DNA-binding protein; protein product: MTKSQLIEALAKAEGITLKAAETAVNVTFESMEKALIQGDRVEIRGFGSFKVKQYDGYKGRNPKTGELIEVNPKKLPFFKVGKELKERVDSSS
- the serS gene encoding serine--tRNA ligase, which encodes MLDVKFVRENLDRVAQMLKDRRIDMDLQPFRELDEKRRGLLREVEELKYRRNQASEEVSRLKREKADASALIEEMKEVSQRIKALDQELVSIEEEFKAILYLIPNMPHETVPVGADESANPVVKTWGEPPVFDFEPKAHWDIGESLGILDFERAAKITGARFAIYWGLGAALERALTSFMLDVHTRRHGYTEVLPPFMVNRAAMTGTGQLPKFEQDLFKLEGWDYYLIPTAEVPVTNLHMNEVLDEQELPKYYTAYTPCFRSEAGSYGKDTRGLIRQHQFNKVELVKLVKPEDSYDELERLLQDAETILQELGLHYRVVTLCTGDLGFSAAKTYDIEVWLPGQNAYREISSCSNFEDFQARRANLRFRRKGKNRTELLHTLNGSGLAVGRTLVAVLENFQQADGSVAIPPALRRLMGNVEKIEARG
- a CDS encoding DUF3426 domain-containing protein encodes the protein MIVTCEICQTKFRLDLERIGKSRVKVRCSRCGHVFVVEKPAESGPSSTFAEAEAEAEAASASREETLARVPPIAGPRIPPPREKKSRKGLIGVLLLLAVVMIGGLYAVARMGILGGGDSESRDTTSADLEKPAVSLINDTEAFFLQNETVGQIFVVQGHVVNESPRPVSFILLEGKIYTEKEPVVTQRAYCGNVLSRQDLTRMDMTEIQNVMMNREGADLANVHVPPQGRVPFMVVFHNLPDLSLLTDYSVEVVSAQFDSGG
- the hpt gene encoding hypoxanthine phosphoribosyltransferase, giving the protein MQAYRLVERVSEAEVAARVRDLAEEIDRDYEGKDVVLIGVLKGAFVFLADLIRNLRVPVEVDFVRLASYGAAAESSGCIRLTKDVEARLEGRDVLIVEDIVDTGVTVDWMLKHLKQHGPRSIKVCTLIDKFECRRCAVPVDYAGIRISGGFVVGYGLDFAEKHRGLKGIYEVEFLNDGSGGAAP
- a CDS encoding NifU family protein, producing the protein MREKIEKALNKVRPMLQRDGGNVELVDVEGTVVKVRLQGACHGCPMSQMTLKAGIERIIRQEVPEITEVKAV
- a CDS encoding 23S rRNA (pseudouridine(1915)-N(3))-methyltransferase RlmH, which gives rise to MKIRLLFVGKTNLPEVESGVARYVERIRRYAPITVRTVRAEKIGKKANEDLVRLKESERLLSAVEARSHLVVWDERGRLMTSEEFAAFLGDLEKRAVPETCMAVGGPLGFASTVRERANDLLSLSRMTFPHDLARLLVTEQIYRAFTILKGEPYHK
- a CDS encoding TlyA family RNA methyltransferase; the encoded protein is MAGSSERLDKLLVERGFALSRERAQALILAARVRVDGQPVTKAGRMVSRESVIEIAGEGLRYVSRGGVKLEHALDHFAVDVSGLVALDVGASTGGFTDCLLQRGARRVYAVDVGYGQLDWKLRRDDRVVVIERANIRYLEPERVPEPVDIATVDTSFISLRLVIPRVTAFLRPQGRLVCLIKPQFEAGRSRVGKGGVVRDPAVHDAVCRDVTAFAGQCGLRVLGITPSPILGPKGNREFLMAAFKERDEDPTAFCGKNKPS